A stretch of Coccidioides posadasii str. Silveira chromosome 2, complete sequence DNA encodes these proteins:
- the DPB2 gene encoding DNA-directed DNA polymerase epsilon, subunit B (BUSCO:138484at4751~EggNog:ENOG410PFPN~COG:L~BUSCO:3402at33183) translates to MKKSQQASLPVLIPPSVLRPIVFRIFTRKHSLSVTSASLETLARFVGSNCGCGWREQGLAELLLDEVARNWKHAGGGLIVEEVKEPSLHMILEDLGSRISNGRILPLPQNIPEHPMESNPKNEGKCHSSTEMSYPLDDRSKSIDLQGGVGEDNIFSPNDPRQWIRVVNAFDQPRLLYNMDKRNFALSPSSASVFPSSSSRIDAFRDRYNRVYQRVLRNSAFRQPSNVSRQSRQLESSTSSTNKGSYSLTFVSSLQGRPGTSHLLLGLLHLSPIGGFCLSDLTGSVALDLRFAKGVPEGETWFVPGMVLLVDGIYEEQTSSGPLPSISGGIGGNIGGRFVALSVAGPPCERRELSLETNSSSDHSSAPISGFGWTDFLGVGSRRAEGNRMRQIKQQCFETSSPISAHARTQIALMSDVNLNNPKTLQGLSNVLQVYNNLPIERTPLAFVLIGDFAQQAIMTGKEGACSVTYKGLFDRLAIILSSCSRLLQNSTFIFVPGDNDPWASNFCAGAAPPVPRGPIPDLFTSRVRRAFTVANAETQSCRAAHPGGEAIWTSNPARLSIFGPVQELVIFRDDISERLRRMALNFRDGSCQEPISAMPVGHSKNERHHDTYTDDMASDFRATAPDLERSRPTENNRIKENVGNVAARKLVKSILDQGHLSPFPTTTRAVFWDHASALYLYPLPTCLILADTSTGPFSVTYEGCHVLNPGKFVTDSAPNKVTWAEYDISTCKSCIREEQF, encoded by the coding sequence ATGAAGAAGTCGCAGCAAGCCAGCCTCCCTGTGCTGATACCTCCTTCGGTGCTTAGACCGATCGTGTTTCGCATCTTTACTAGAAAGCACTCCCTTAGTGTTACGTCTGCATCGCTTGAAACCCTTGCACGTTTTGTTGGCAGTAATTGCGGTTGTGGATGGCGCGAACAAGGCCTCGCAGAACTTTTGTTGGATGAAGTTGCTAGGAACTGGAAGCATGCCGGCGGTGGACTCATTGTCGAGGAGGTCAAGGAGCCATCCCTCCATATGATATTGGAAGACCTAGGAAGCCGTATTAGCAACGGACGCATCCTGCCGTTGCCGCAGAACATACCAGAGCATCCTATGGAAAGCAACCCTAAAAATGAAGGGAAATGTCATTCTTCTACCGAAATGTCGTATCCTTTGGATGACAGATCGAAAAGCATTGATCTACAGGGTGGTGTTggtgaagataatatattttCACCCAATGATCCGCGTCAGTGGATTCGGGTAGTCAACGCTTTTGACCAACCTCGATTACTATACAACATGGACAAACGAAATTTCGCACTATCGCCGTCATCGGCATCCGTGTTCCCATCGTCATCGAGTAGGATTGATGCATTCCGGGATAGATACAATCGTGTATATCAGCGTGTCCTCCGGAACAGCGCGTTTCGGCAACCCTCAAACGTTTCAAGACAATCACGTCAACTTGAATCGTCAACATCATCAACCAATAAGGGCAGTTACAGTCTCACCTTCGTCTCGAGTCTTCAAGGACGACCGGGTACGTCACACTTACTTCTCGGTCTACTTCACCTATCGCCTATTGGTGGTTTTTGCCTATCGGATCTTACTGGTAGCGTTGCACTAGATTTGCGTTTTGCAAAAGGTGTGCCTGAAGGTGAGACGTGGTTTGTACCAGGAATGGTGCTTCTCGTAGATGGTATCTACGAGGAGCAAACTTCTTCAGGTCCTCTGCCGAGCATTTCTGGCGGAATCGGGGGTAATATCGGCGGAAGATTTGTCGCCCTATCAGTTGCTGGTCCACCTTGTGAGCGAAGAGAATTATCGCTTGAAACAAACTCGTCTTCTGATCATTCCTCAGCACCCATTAGTGGGTTCGGTTGGACGGACTTCCTTGGTGTTGGAAGTAGGCGTGCAGAAGGCAACCGCATGAGACAGATAAAGCAGCAATGCTTTGAGACTTCTTCGCCGATATCAGCTCATGCTCGGACCCAGATAGCTCTTATGAGTGATGTTAACTTGAACAACCCAAAAACCCTACAAGGTCTCTCGAATGTTCTTCAGGTTTACAATAATCTTCCTATCGAGCGCACCCCTCTAGCATTCGTGCTAATCGGCGATTTTGCTCAGCAAGCCATCATGACTGGAAAGGAAGGCGCGTGCAGTGTTACTTATAAGGGGCTTTTCGATCGACTTGCCATTATTCTATCCAGTTGCTCTCGTTTGCTGCAAAATTCTACCTTCATATTTGTGCCAGGGGATAATGATCCTTGGGCATCCAATTTTTGTGCTGGAGCAGCACCGCCCGTGCCACGAGGACCTATTCCAGACCTTTTCACTTCTCGAGTGCGTCGAGCATTCACCGTAGCCAACGCCGAAACTCAAAGTTGCCGAGCCGCACATCCGGGGGGGGAGGCTATTTGGACCTCTAATCCTGCGAGACTGAGCATATTTGGACCAGTTCAGGAGCTAGTTATTTTTCGGGATGATATTTCAGAGAGGCTAAGACGTATGGCTCTCAACTTTCGAGATGGGTCTTGCCAGGAACCAATATCTGCAATGCCAGTAGGCCATTCTAAAAATGAACGTCATCATGACACATATACGGATGATATGGCCTCCGATTTCCGAGCCACTGCTCCGGATTTGGAGCGGTCGCGGCCAACCGAAAACAATCGCATCAAGGAAAACGTTGGAAATGTTGCAGCGCGAAAACTTGTCAAATCAATACTTGATCAAGGGCATCTCTCTCCTTTCCCAACGACTACCAGGGCTGTATTCTGGGATCATGCGTCGGCTCTATATTTATACCCGTTACCCACATGCTTAATTTTAGCTGATACGTCCACCGGTCCATTTTCAGTCACGTACGAGGGATGCCACGTTTTAAATCCGGGGAAGTTCGTAACCGACAGCGCTCCCAATAAAGTTACTTGGGCGGAATATGATATTAGCACATGCAAAAGCTGTATACGTGAAGAGCAATTCTAG
- the UNG1 gene encoding uracil DNA glycosylase (EggNog:ENOG410PGX3~COG:L) encodes MSLSNSLKRNASHLSTVSVNTKKSKSNGTITSFFGAPTSKSTNDPVSGNTTSGPVTSKFCKEKWVASLTSEQRELLKLEIDTLEESWLAQLKEELLTKDFLNLKRFLRKEVASGAEIFPPLNDVYSWSRHTPLHKVKAVIIGQDPYHGYGQAHGLCFSVRPPTPAPPSLKNIYIALKKDYPSFQPPPNGGGLLTPWADRGVLMLNTCLTVRARSPNSHSRQGWERFTQKAIDVVARVRSRGVVFLAWGRPAANRVANVNREKHCVLQSVHPSPLSAHNGFFNCGHFKKANQWLEKRYGPEGGIDWSLTQSTAANKESNDNKQCAGATPETDLCPPRTKETQEA; translated from the exons ATGTCACTCTCAAATAGCCTAAAAAGAAATGCTTCCCATTTGTCAACTGTCTCTGTCAACACAAAAAAGTCCAAGTCAAATGGGACAATCACGTCTTTTTTTGGCGCCCCAACTTCAAAAAGCACAAATGATCCTGTATCTGGGAATACCACTTCAGGCCCTGTCACGTCGAAATTCTGCAAAGAAAAATGGGTCGCTAGCTTGACTTCCGAGCAAAGGGAGTTGTTGAAACTGGAGATTGACACGCTGGAAGAGAGTTGGCTCGCTCAGCTTAAGGAGGAGCTCCTAACCAAAGACTTTCTGAATTTAAAACGATTCCTGCGGAAGGAAGTAGCTTCTGGGGCTGAGATTTTTCCCCCTCTTAATGATGTCTACTCTTG GTCCCGCCATACACCGCTGCACAAAGTCAAAGCCGTGATCATTGGACAAGATCCCTATCATGGGTATGGACAAGCCCATGGGCTGTGCTTTTCTGTCCGCCCTCCAACGCCTGCTCCTCCCTCACTCAAGAACATATATATTGCACTTAAAAAAGATTATCCCTCCTTTCAGCCGCCACCGAATGGGGGGGGATTGCTCACTCCTTGGGCTGACCGCGGGGTTTTGATGCTCAATACTTGTTTAACCGTTCGTGCTCGAAGCCCAAACAGCCACTCTAGACAAGGATGGGAGCGCTTTACTCAGAAAGCCATTGATGTGGTCGCTAGGGTTCGCTCACGCGGTGTTGTTTTTCTTGCCTGGGGTAGGCCCGCTGCCAATCGTGTTGCCAATGTCAATCGTGAAAAGCATTGTGTCCTGCAATCTGTTCACCCAAGTCCGCTGAGTGCACATAATGGCTTC TTTAACTGTGGCCATTTTAAAAAGGCCAATCAATGGTTGGAGAAGAGATACGGGCCTGAGGGAGGCATTGATTGGAGTCTTACTCAGTCTACGGCTGCTAACAAAGAGTCCAATGATAATAAGCAGTGTGCTGGGGCAACACCCGAGACAGATCTGTGCCCCCCAAGAACCAAGGAAACACAAGAAGCCTGA
- the RFA1 gene encoding Replication factor A protein 1 (BUSCO:245480at4751~EggNog:ENOG410PGI7~COG:L~BUSCO:3617at33183) has product MANNITVGALSAIFDDTKEKVAKPIVQCLHVKLLSSPSGGPDRYRAVFSDISNFVQTMLASSLNNLVNNGALRRGCFVQLKSFQANFVKGKRILIVLDLDVLEDLGECERIGDPKPLETKVAEVEKPTPTAISSDGFYGVVSEHSAAQPQRHQRASVPTMAPTHANIYPIEALSPYSHKWTIKARCTNKSAIKKWYNRNGEGRLFSVNLLDDSGEIRATAFKEQCDLLYPLFEEGSVYYISSPCRVQMAKREFSNVNNDYELTFERDTVIEKAEDHEDVPQMRFNFTSIGHLHSVEKGTTIDVLGVLKTVEPVAEVPSKSTGKRYTKRELMLVDDTGYSVPLTIWGAMATSFDVMPDSVVAFKGVKVSDFGGRSLSLLNSGTITSDPDIEEAHKLKGWYDAQGKFDQFATHALSENAAISTGTRQDIYKAIVEVRDNQLGMTEKPDYFSLRATVVFIKQDTICYPACVQERCNKKVVQVDSEQWLCEHCEKSSLRPEYRYILSANVSDHTGQLWLNCFDEVGRAIMGMPANVLMELKESDDKAASEAILHATCQMWNLKCKAKLDNFQNQPRVRYQVLGASPINFSHESSRLVSLIESYGIEKSDGE; this is encoded by the exons ATGGCAAATAATATCACAGTTGGAGCACTGAG TGCCATTTTTGATGATACGAAGGAAAAAGTGGCCAAACCTATTGTGCAATGTCTCCATGTGAAGCTTTTATCTTCACCGTCTGGGGGCCCTGATAGGTACCGAGCTGTCTTCAGTGATATATCAAATTTTGTACAGACAATGCTCGCAAGTT CACTGAATAATCTTGTGAACAATGGAGCATTGCGGCGGGGATGTTTCGTGCAGTTAAAGTCTTTCCAGGCAAATTTTGTGAAGGGCAAACG GATCCTTATCGTTTTAGACCTTGATGTATTAGAGGACCTAGGTGAATGCGAAAGGATTGGAGACCCAAAGCCTTTGGAGACAAAGGTAGCCGAAGTTGAGAAGCCGACGCCCACAGCCATTTCCAGTGATGGATTCTATGGTGTGGTGTCAGAACATTCAGCCGCACAACCACAACGCCACCAGCGAGCAAGTGTTCCAACAATGGCACCCACTCACGCGAATATTTATCCAATTGAGGCACTGTCACCTTACTCTCATAAGTGGACTATCAAGGCGCGGTGTACTAACAAATCAGCCATCAAAAAGTGGTACAATAGAAACGGAGAAGGAAGATTATTCAGTGTTAACCTGTTGGATGATAGCGGAGAAATCCGAGCTACAGCCTTTAAAGAACAATGTGACTTGCTTTACCCGCTCTTTGAGGAGGGTAGTGTGTACTATATATCGAGTCCTTGTCGTGTTCAAATGGCCAAAAGGGAATTTAGCAATGTGAACAACGATTATGAACTTACTTTTGAAAGGGACACTGTTATTGAGAAG GCAGAAGACCATGAGGATGTCCCTCAAATGCGCTTTAATTTTACGAGTATTGGTCACCTACACTCTGTGGAAAAGGGTACGACGATCGACGTTTTGGGCGTCTTGAAAACCGTTGAACCAGTCGCAGAAGTTCCGTCCAAATCCACGGGCAAACGATACACGAAGCGTGAGCTTATGCTAGTTGACGATACTGGGTATTCTGTTCCTCTTACCATTTGGGGGGCAATGGCGACTTCTTTTGACGTTATGCCGGATTCTGTCGTCGCATTCAAAGGTGTAAAGGTTTCCGATTTTGGGGGAAGATCTCTGAGCCTATTGAACTCGGGAACGATCACGTCGGACCCGGATATTGAAGAAGCCCATAAATTAAAGGGCTGGTATGACGCTCAGGGTAAATTCGACCAATTTGCAACTCATGCCTTGAGCGAAAATGCAGCGATTTCGACAGGTACCCGGCAGGATATTTACAAGGCAATCGTTGAAGTTAGAGACAACCAACTTGGAATGACTGAGAAACCAGACTATTTTTCTCTCAGGGCAACTGTGGTTTTCATCAAGCAAGATACCATCTGTTATCCGGCCTGTGTTCAAGAGAGATGTAATAAGAAAGTCGTTCAGGTCGATTCTGAACAATGGCTCTGCGAACATTGTGAAAAATCAAGTCTTCGGCCTGAATACCGGTACATTCTATCTGCAAATGTCTCCGACCATACAGGGCAACTTTGGCTGAATTGCTTTGATGAAGTTGGACGAGCAATCATGGGCATGCCAGCTAATGTTCTTATGGAACTTAAAGAGAGTGATGATAAAGCTGCAAGTGAGGCCATTCTTCATGCTACCTGCCAGATGTGGAATCTTAAATGCAAAGCCAAGTTGGACAACTTTCAAAATCAGCCGCG TGTTAGATATCAGGTCTTGGGAGCTTCACCAATCAATTTCTCGCATGAGTCTTCACGGCTTGTAAGTTTGATTGAGTCTTATGGTATTGAGAAGTCTGATGGAGAATGA